A region of uncultured Anaeromusa sp. DNA encodes the following proteins:
- a CDS encoding methyl-accepting chemotaxis protein, with product MAKVEISREMAQELTDFVYSATGCHTIVCGDGGVIIGDSAKTRYGMVHDGARRMMLGEIDEFFVTAEQAAQGQMKEGQNYPIVFDGARVGSFGVAGELTIARPIAKVVAALFGTRLRQQQQIQLVESMSGQVSAQAQQAAAAVEEISASSQELAATTEKVSRLAENAVERVKETAHILDMSRAIASETKLLSLNASIEAARAGEVGRGFAVVAQEMQKLAQNSAEATETINKILAEIRKANEDVIGGVHQSAEISGEQAKAMEEIVHMVEAMQDTSQKLKDVF from the coding sequence ATGGCTAAAGTAGAAATTTCACGAGAAATGGCGCAAGAATTGACGGATTTTGTTTATAGCGCCACCGGATGTCATACAATCGTTTGCGGTGACGGCGGCGTTATTATCGGCGATTCGGCCAAGACGCGCTACGGCATGGTCCATGACGGAGCTAGGAGAATGATGCTTGGTGAAATTGATGAGTTTTTTGTGACTGCCGAGCAGGCCGCGCAGGGACAGATGAAAGAAGGCCAAAATTATCCTATCGTTTTTGACGGAGCGCGGGTAGGAAGTTTTGGGGTGGCTGGCGAGCTTACGATAGCGCGCCCTATTGCCAAGGTGGTGGCTGCACTTTTTGGAACGAGACTGCGGCAACAGCAACAGATTCAGTTGGTTGAAAGTATGTCAGGACAGGTGTCGGCGCAAGCGCAGCAAGCGGCAGCAGCAGTAGAGGAGATTTCCGCTTCTTCCCAGGAATTGGCGGCGACGACGGAAAAAGTGTCTCGTTTAGCCGAAAACGCAGTGGAGCGGGTGAAGGAAACGGCCCATATTTTGGATATGAGTCGGGCTATTGCCAGCGAGACGAAACTATTGTCTCTTAACGCCTCCATTGAAGCAGCTCGAGCCGGCGAAGTGGGCCGAGGTTTTGCTGTGGTGGCCCAGGAAATGCAGAAACTTGCTCAAAACAGTGCAGAGGCGACAGAAACAATCAACAAGATTTTAGCGGAAATACGCAAGGCTAATGAGGATGTTATTGGTGGTGTGCATCAATCTGCTGAGATCTCCGGCGAACAAGCGAAAGCGATGGAAGAAATCGTACATATGGTAGAAGCTATGCAAGATACCAGCCAAAAACTGAAAGACGTATTTTAA
- a CDS encoding sodium-dependent transporter — protein MTGQRETFSSGLAVFFATLGSAVGLGNIWKFPYLVGEFGGGAFLAVYLLCVAFIGLPVMWTEFYVGRKTRKNPVGAMSMLSPGTAWKHVGTMGVASAYLIMFFYSCVAGWVYYYLFKAIQGDFVGITMEAAKVEFGNVVIGPLSPVLWQFIVLVVVSSIIAFGVQKGIERMTKTLMPLLFVLILICDFRALTLPGAGAGVDFLFQVDFSKLSGAAVLTAMGLAFFKLSLGMGTMTTYASYFTADNNLFRTGAKVAVSDTMVSLLAGLAVFPTVFSFGLEPGAGPGLLFMTIPLVFSQIPFGNLLLVAFFFLASIAATTAMLSLVEVPTAWMSEEYGFDRKKAAALNALIIFCIGILATLSVDKASLLGSYTWMGRGFFDWFDYLSSNLMLPLGGLCFVIFVRRHLSWEELRREFSNGGALPLGGMFTFYWFSVRYVTPVLLGLIFLHSVGVL, from the coding sequence ATGACTGGACAAAGAGAAACCTTTTCTTCCGGCTTAGCCGTCTTTTTTGCGACACTCGGATCGGCTGTCGGCCTGGGAAATATTTGGAAATTCCCTTATTTAGTAGGGGAATTCGGAGGAGGCGCGTTCTTGGCGGTGTATTTGTTGTGCGTAGCCTTTATCGGTCTACCTGTGATGTGGACAGAATTTTACGTAGGACGCAAAACGCGTAAAAATCCGGTAGGGGCGATGAGCATGCTGAGTCCAGGCACCGCTTGGAAGCATGTGGGGACCATGGGTGTGGCATCGGCATATTTGATTATGTTTTTTTACAGTTGCGTAGCCGGTTGGGTATATTACTATTTGTTCAAAGCGATTCAAGGTGATTTTGTTGGCATAACCATGGAGGCGGCCAAAGTGGAATTTGGTAACGTCGTAATTGGTCCTTTATCGCCGGTTTTGTGGCAGTTTATTGTATTAGTGGTTGTTTCCAGTATTATTGCTTTTGGTGTGCAAAAAGGGATTGAACGTATGACCAAGACCTTGATGCCGTTATTATTTGTTTTAATTTTAATCTGTGATTTCCGGGCGTTAACGCTGCCGGGAGCTGGAGCCGGCGTAGATTTTCTTTTTCAGGTCGATTTTAGCAAACTGAGCGGTGCGGCGGTATTGACGGCTATGGGATTAGCCTTTTTTAAACTGTCTTTGGGTATGGGTACTATGACGACGTATGCCAGCTATTTTACGGCTGACAATAATTTGTTTCGTACAGGCGCTAAGGTCGCCGTATCTGATACCATGGTATCGTTGCTAGCTGGTCTGGCGGTATTTCCTACCGTTTTTTCTTTTGGACTAGAGCCTGGTGCCGGTCCTGGGCTTTTGTTTATGACTATTCCGTTGGTTTTTTCGCAAATTCCTTTTGGGAATTTACTCTTGGTAGCTTTTTTCTTTCTGGCGTCCATTGCCGCCACGACTGCGATGTTGTCGTTGGTGGAGGTGCCTACTGCCTGGATGAGCGAAGAATACGGTTTTGATCGTAAAAAAGCAGCGGCGCTGAACGCTCTGATCATTTTTTGCATAGGAATTTTAGCTACGCTTTCGGTGGATAAAGCTAGTCTTTTAGGAAGTTATACCTGGATGGGGCGAGGCTTTTTTGATTGGTTCGACTATCTTTCATCAAATCTTATGCTGCCTTTGGGCGGTTTGTGCTTTGTTATTTTTGTGCGGCGTCATCTCTCGTGGGAAGAGCTGCGGCGTGAATTTTCTAATGGCGGCGCTCTGCCATTAGGAGGCATGTTTACCTTTTATTGGTTTAGTGTGCGCTATGTGACGCCAGTATTGCTTGGCTTGATTTTTCTGCACTCTGTCGGCGTTTTATAA
- a CDS encoding methyl-accepting chemotaxis protein — translation MSNFHIEASLAQELVSFVKGKTGYDMIICNETGAIIADTFGGARVGKVHAGAQKIVQGLAHEYAVTAQEAAANSNVKEGYSCLIDIEGARVGTFGITGPIDVVKPLTLVAATVVGYRVREGFRRSEAERMAKRVSGDIHQAVAAIEEISASSQELASTTENVVQLSRESMDKVKNTAKILDMSRAIATETKLLSLNASIEAARAGEVGRGFAVVAQEMQKLAQNSAEATEQINGILGDIQSALNRVIAGVDQSAGISGEQAKAMQDISNMVEAMQSSTVELASLYDK, via the coding sequence ATGAGCAATTTTCACATTGAAGCGTCGTTGGCCCAGGAATTGGTTTCTTTTGTAAAGGGGAAAACTGGTTATGACATGATTATCTGCAATGAAACAGGTGCGATTATCGCGGATACTTTTGGCGGCGCTCGTGTCGGCAAAGTGCATGCAGGTGCGCAAAAGATCGTGCAAGGATTGGCTCATGAATATGCGGTGACAGCTCAGGAAGCCGCTGCTAATTCAAATGTAAAGGAAGGGTATAGTTGCCTGATTGATATAGAAGGAGCTCGTGTTGGTACTTTTGGCATTACAGGGCCGATCGATGTGGTGAAACCGCTGACGTTGGTAGCGGCGACCGTTGTTGGCTACCGGGTACGTGAAGGGTTTCGACGCAGTGAAGCGGAGCGCATGGCCAAACGCGTTTCCGGCGATATTCACCAGGCGGTGGCTGCTATTGAGGAAATATCTGCTTCTTCGCAAGAATTGGCCTCAACAACAGAAAACGTTGTACAGTTGTCGCGCGAATCCATGGATAAAGTAAAAAATACGGCAAAAATTCTGGATATGAGTCGAGCGATTGCGACGGAAACGAAATTGCTTTCGCTGAATGCATCCATCGAAGCGGCCCGGGCCGGCGAAGTGGGACGCGGTTTTGCTGTGGTGGCGCAGGAAATGCAGAAATTGGCGCAAAACAGCGCTGAGGCAACAGAGCAGATTAACGGGATTTTGGGCGATATTCAAAGCGCGTTGAACCGAGTAATTGCAGGGGTCGATCAATCCGCTGGTATTTCCGGCGAGCAGGCCAAGGCTATGCAGGATATCAGCAACATGGTGGAAGCTATGCAGAGTTCTACTGTAGAATTGGCGTCTTTATACGATAAGTAA
- a CDS encoding phosphatidylglycerol lysyltransferase domain-containing protein gives MLQFSEIQLGDKETFQSYFRQRRYDNAHFNFTNLFMWRNVCRIRWAEAGGALFLRAEWEGESFVLPPICRDEVMPTALEALVAFCEETGQPLIIRGIEASLLPVVEAAKPGFFKLTADRDNFDYVYEQTALATLAGRRYHGKKNHLNQFLKNNPGYEYVPLTPELVDACEEFTDRWCAQKGCEKGDSIDCERQAIRDGLRNLESLEFVGGVILLNGQVEAYSFGEKINEDTAVIHVEKANGEIRGLYAAINWEFSRQAWEGMTFINREEDMGEEGLRKAKESYHPVILLEKYVAVPK, from the coding sequence ATGTTACAATTTAGCGAGATCCAATTGGGCGATAAAGAAACGTTTCAATCGTATTTTCGGCAGCGTCGTTATGACAATGCGCATTTCAACTTCACCAATCTGTTTATGTGGCGCAATGTTTGCCGCATCCGTTGGGCGGAAGCAGGCGGAGCTTTGTTCTTGCGCGCTGAGTGGGAAGGGGAATCCTTTGTACTGCCGCCTATTTGTCGCGACGAGGTAATGCCGACCGCTTTGGAAGCGTTGGTGGCCTTTTGTGAAGAAACAGGGCAGCCGCTTATTATCAGAGGAATCGAAGCATCGCTGCTGCCGGTTGTGGAAGCGGCGAAGCCCGGCTTTTTTAAGTTAACGGCTGATCGGGATAATTTTGACTATGTTTATGAGCAAACGGCGTTAGCGACGTTGGCTGGACGACGCTATCACGGCAAAAAAAATCATTTAAACCAGTTTTTGAAAAACAATCCTGGCTATGAGTATGTTCCGTTAACACCGGAATTGGTGGATGCCTGTGAAGAGTTTACCGACCGTTGGTGTGCGCAAAAGGGCTGCGAAAAGGGTGACTCCATCGACTGCGAACGCCAGGCCATTCGGGATGGGTTGCGCAACCTGGAAAGCCTTGAATTTGTAGGCGGGGTTATTTTGCTTAACGGCCAAGTGGAGGCGTATTCCTTTGGCGAGAAAATTAATGAAGACACCGCGGTCATCCATGTGGAAAAAGCGAATGGCGAAATTCGTGGCCTGTATGCGGCCATAAATTGGGAATTTTCCAGGCAGGCTTGGGAGGGCATGACTTTCATCAATCGTGAGGAAGATATGGGTGAGGAAGGCCTTAGAAAAGCGAAGGAATCCTACCATCCGGTCATTTTATTGGAAAAATATGTGGCTGTGCCTAAATAG